One window of the Brevibacterium limosum genome contains the following:
- a CDS encoding LysR family transcriptional regulator encodes MFSLRRLRLLREVAARGSLAAAAAALGQDPSSVSHQLKILETEAGAVLLERVGRGVRLTEEAQILVTRTEAVLRELEAAEAEIAEVRHRVGGTVRIAAFQTALHTIVPGALARLAGDHPDLTVITTHIRTEDAVPALLARDFDLVLQEDYPSRPARRDEGVETEVLGDDELCLITPRTIDAEAPPSLADCAHHAWAMEPADTRAGHWSRAECRRAGFEPAVHTESSDIVLLVRLVSLGLASALVPRLSLQAAAASTGTDSGTITTSRLPEPASRRLSTAIRRGSARAPRIIALRAALAHEFAKL; translated from the coding sequence ATGTTCAGTCTCAGACGGCTCCGCCTGCTGCGGGAGGTCGCGGCGCGGGGCAGCCTGGCCGCCGCCGCTGCCGCTCTGGGCCAGGACCCGTCCTCGGTGTCCCATCAGCTCAAGATCCTCGAGACCGAGGCCGGCGCTGTGCTGCTCGAGCGCGTGGGGCGCGGAGTCCGCCTGACCGAGGAAGCACAGATCCTCGTCACCCGCACCGAGGCGGTCCTGCGTGAACTCGAAGCCGCAGAGGCCGAGATCGCCGAGGTTCGGCATCGAGTGGGCGGGACTGTCCGTATCGCCGCCTTCCAGACGGCCCTGCACACGATCGTGCCCGGCGCTCTCGCCCGGCTGGCCGGCGACCATCCCGACCTCACCGTCATCACGACGCATATCCGCACCGAGGATGCCGTCCCGGCGCTGCTCGCCCGGGATTTCGACCTCGTCCTCCAAGAGGACTATCCGTCGCGGCCCGCCCGCCGTGACGAGGGAGTCGAGACCGAGGTGCTCGGCGACGACGAACTCTGCCTCATCACTCCCCGCACCATCGACGCCGAGGCTCCGCCGAGCCTCGCCGACTGCGCCCACCACGCCTGGGCCATGGAACCGGCCGACACCCGTGCCGGGCACTGGTCGCGTGCCGAATGCCGGAGAGCAGGCTTCGAACCCGCGGTGCACACGGAATCCTCCGATATCGTCCTGCTCGTCCGACTCGTCTCCCTCGGCCTCGCTTCGGCGCTGGTTCCCCGCCTGTCGCTGCAGGCTGCCGCTGCGAGCACGGGCACCGATTCCGGGACGATCACGACGAGCCGACTGCCCGAACCTGCGAGCAGGAGGCTCTCGACGGCGATCCGCCGCGGCAGTGCTCGGGCTCCGCGGATCATCGCCCTGCGTGCGGCTCTCGCCCACGAGTTCGCCAAGCTCTGA
- a CDS encoding M20 family metallo-hydrolase has protein sequence MTSTTATTGHKDNSDLRIDGDRLWADLMELAAIGAFDDEATGLVGVNRQSLTDEDRTGRELLVSWMEELGLEITIDEMGTIFGRREGREPELAPVLIGSHIDTVATAGAFDGCLGVLGGLAVFRSFAEAGLRPRRPIVVAAWTEEEGVRFGTDMLGSAVAAGRLSLDYAYGLTDAAGARLGDELMRIGFRGDRPARLEPPHAYLECHIEQGPVLAQEDRPIGIVTGVQSISWQKVTLHGRAAHAGTTPTELRIDAGLAAAQIIIEVRRMVDSGRYGRLRATVGHVTTSPGLPSVVPDRAEITVDLRNPDDEDMARAEADLAAFLDTLPDSQPGLRVETAQMARTKAVPFAEEVQDVLESAAKERGYDSMRLMSGAGHDAQEMAAIAPAAMVFVRGRYQGISHNPREYSTPEDCRAGVEVLASAVQELSV, from the coding sequence ATGACCTCCACCACCGCGACCACAGGCCACAAGGACAATTCAGACCTCCGCATCGACGGAGACCGACTGTGGGCCGACCTCATGGAACTCGCCGCGATCGGCGCCTTCGACGACGAGGCGACCGGCCTCGTCGGAGTCAACCGGCAGTCGCTGACCGACGAGGACCGGACGGGCCGTGAACTGCTCGTCTCCTGGATGGAGGAGCTGGGCCTCGAGATCACAATCGACGAGATGGGCACGATCTTCGGGCGCCGCGAAGGTCGGGAACCCGAGCTCGCACCGGTGCTCATCGGCTCGCATATCGACACCGTGGCCACCGCCGGTGCCTTCGACGGCTGCCTCGGAGTGCTCGGCGGACTGGCCGTCTTCCGTTCCTTCGCCGAGGCGGGGCTGCGTCCCCGCCGTCCCATCGTCGTGGCCGCGTGGACCGAAGAAGAGGGGGTGCGCTTCGGCACGGATATGCTCGGATCCGCCGTCGCGGCGGGGAGGCTGAGTCTCGACTACGCCTACGGCCTCACCGATGCCGCGGGTGCCAGGCTCGGGGACGAGCTGATGCGCATCGGCTTCAGGGGAGACCGTCCGGCCCGCCTCGAGCCGCCGCATGCCTACCTCGAATGCCATATCGAACAGGGTCCGGTGCTGGCTCAGGAGGATCGTCCCATCGGCATCGTCACCGGAGTCCAGTCGATCTCCTGGCAGAAGGTGACCCTCCACGGGCGTGCCGCCCATGCGGGAACCACCCCGACCGAACTGCGCATCGACGCCGGCCTGGCCGCCGCACAGATCATCATCGAGGTCCGCCGCATGGTCGACTCCGGGAGATACGGGCGGCTGCGCGCGACGGTCGGGCACGTCACAACCTCGCCCGGGCTGCCGAGCGTCGTGCCCGACCGGGCCGAGATCACCGTCGACCTGCGCAATCCCGATGATGAGGACATGGCCCGCGCCGAGGCGGACCTCGCCGCCTTCCTCGACACACTTCCCGACAGCCAGCCGGGGCTGCGCGTCGAGACCGCACAGATGGCCCGGACGAAGGCGGTTCCCTTCGCCGAGGAGGTCCAGGACGTCCTCGAGTCCGCCGCGAAGGAACGCGGATACGATTCGATGCGACTGATGTCCGGGGCCGGTCACGACGCGCAGGAGATGGCGGCGATCGCCCCGGCCGCCATGGTCTTCGTCCGCGGCCGATACCAGGGGATCAGCCACAACCCCCGGGAATACTCGACACCCGAGGACTGCCGCGCCGGCGTCGAAGTCCTCGCCTCGGCAGTGCAGGAGCTCAGTGTCTGA
- a CDS encoding DUF6230 family protein: MKFRNPSLIRRLVSSHAGRIAMVAIPTGVVSAMLMGGVAQGAVPVSFAISGTQFKITSSQLEGTGFSQYSGVAKDAEGGEHAVVTANIKDATLENLCQSAVQETPLGKVGILIKAGGKGTPASAKDLQIGMTGLEGDAEFKNIRIGVDASDVNTKAKGSKGDFAQDSDTISIKGLKQDSWSTTASVFTLKDMSLKLTDGSETCD; this comes from the coding sequence ATGAAGTTCCGCAATCCCAGCCTGATCCGCAGGCTCGTCTCATCTCACGCCGGTCGCATCGCGATGGTCGCGATCCCCACCGGCGTCGTCTCGGCCATGCTCATGGGCGGGGTGGCCCAGGGAGCGGTCCCGGTCTCGTTCGCCATCTCCGGCACTCAGTTCAAGATCACCTCGTCGCAGCTCGAGGGAACCGGCTTCTCCCAGTACAGCGGAGTCGCCAAGGACGCCGAGGGCGGCGAGCACGCCGTCGTCACCGCGAACATCAAGGACGCGACACTGGAGAACCTCTGTCAGTCGGCTGTCCAGGAGACTCCTCTGGGCAAGGTCGGCATCCTCATCAAGGCCGGCGGAAAGGGCACCCCCGCCTCGGCGAAGGACCTGCAGATCGGCATGACCGGACTCGAGGGCGATGCGGAGTTCAAGAACATCCGCATCGGCGTCGACGCCTCCGACGTCAACACGAAGGCCAAGGGAAGCAAGGGCGACTTCGCTCAGGACTCCGACACCATCTCCATCAAGGGCCTCAAGCAGGACTCCTGGTCGACCACGGCTTCGGTCTTCACGCTCAAAGACATGTCGCTGAAGCTCACCGACGGATCCGAGACGTGCGACTGA
- a CDS encoding AbgT family transporter, with product MKPTQTTDTAQTSEQEKLPLVIRALNVIEVVGNKLPNPFWLFWILAAILAVFSLVLSFAGAGVEDPGTGEWTPVNNLLSGKGVAMAVSTALDAYETFPPLITIMVVIMGVALAERTGLLSTAMKVSIARVPAGLIVFTVAFMGTVSHVASAAAYVILVPLGGMVFKAVGRSPVLGVIVAYTSIASGYDASPIPTPNDAIFAGITTAAANIIDPDYIVTPIGNWYFNIASSILLAVVITIVTELVLMKRDNLEADEDAEHEDLVISDKERSALRLAMFAVIAAVVAIVVLVVPEGAPLRGDGPFGESPFLTGIAFLIAMLFGIGGIVYGFREGTIETFSDVPKLMGQGLASISGVLVLFFAIAQFLEYFEWTNIGMLVSVSVSELFTGLGLPTWVVFILVLLVLSVVNVLITSGSAMWAIMAPVIVPLLMLLEVPPETSQAIFRIADSGSTAITPMSPYFILALGFMQKYQKSAGIGTLASHTLPLAVCMTISWSLLFFLWWGLGIPLGPDAPVR from the coding sequence ATGAAACCGACCCAGACCACCGACACCGCGCAGACGTCCGAGCAGGAGAAGCTGCCGCTGGTCATCCGCGCCCTCAACGTCATCGAAGTCGTCGGCAACAAGCTGCCGAACCCCTTCTGGCTGTTCTGGATCCTCGCGGCGATCCTCGCCGTGTTCAGCCTCGTCCTCTCCTTCGCCGGCGCAGGAGTCGAGGATCCCGGCACCGGGGAATGGACCCCGGTGAACAATCTGCTCAGCGGCAAGGGTGTTGCCATGGCCGTGAGCACCGCGCTCGACGCCTATGAGACGTTTCCGCCGCTGATCACGATCATGGTCGTCATCATGGGTGTGGCCCTGGCCGAGCGCACGGGCCTGCTGTCGACGGCGATGAAGGTCTCGATCGCCCGCGTCCCGGCCGGGCTGATCGTGTTCACGGTCGCGTTCATGGGCACTGTCTCACACGTCGCCTCGGCGGCGGCCTACGTCATCCTCGTGCCGCTCGGCGGAATGGTGTTCAAGGCCGTCGGCCGCTCCCCCGTCCTCGGCGTCATCGTCGCCTACACCTCGATCGCCTCCGGCTACGATGCCAGCCCGATCCCGACACCCAATGATGCGATCTTCGCGGGCATCACGACGGCCGCGGCGAACATCATCGATCCCGACTACATCGTCACCCCGATCGGCAACTGGTACTTCAACATCGCCAGCTCCATCCTGCTGGCCGTCGTCATCACCATCGTCACCGAGCTCGTGCTCATGAAGCGCGACAACCTCGAGGCCGATGAGGATGCCGAGCACGAAGACCTCGTGATCTCCGACAAGGAGCGCTCGGCTCTGCGCCTGGCCATGTTCGCCGTCATCGCCGCGGTCGTCGCCATCGTCGTCCTCGTCGTCCCCGAGGGGGCTCCTCTGCGCGGTGACGGACCCTTCGGCGAGTCCCCCTTCCTCACCGGAATCGCCTTCCTCATCGCCATGCTCTTCGGCATCGGCGGCATCGTCTACGGCTTCCGCGAGGGCACGATCGAGACCTTCTCCGACGTCCCGAAGCTCATGGGCCAGGGACTGGCGTCGATCTCTGGGGTCCTCGTCCTCTTCTTCGCCATCGCACAGTTCCTCGAGTACTTCGAGTGGACGAACATCGGCATGCTCGTCTCGGTGTCCGTGTCCGAACTCTTCACCGGCCTCGGTCTGCCGACCTGGGTGGTGTTCATCCTCGTCCTGCTCGTCCTCTCGGTCGTCAACGTGCTCATCACCTCCGGTTCGGCGATGTGGGCGATCATGGCTCCGGTCATCGTGCCGCTGCTCATGCTCCTCGAGGTGCCGCCGGAGACCTCGCAGGCGATCTTCCGCATCGCCGATTCCGGTTCGACGGCGATCACCCCGATGAGCCCGTACTTCATCCTCGCGCTCGGCTTCATGCAGAAGTATCAGAAGAGCGCCGGCATCGGCACGCTCGCCTCGCACACCCTGCCGCTGGCGGTGTGCATGACGATCAGCTGGAGCCTGCTGTTCTTCCTGTGGTGGGGTCTGGGCATTCCGCTCGGTCCCGATGCGCCGGTGCGCTGA
- a CDS encoding GntR family transcriptional regulator, which yields MTRESVAAHTRAQRRPKRGQNVPIPTDSPAPHRTLLRDDVYRSIRDAIVRGQLAPGEQLRDQELGAWLQVSRTPVREALQRLAQAGLVVAQPGKMTRVAPEDPDLIVSARQIAAELHALAFDLAFSALDEAALHQMEQANDRLSAALAAGDAEAAIAADDDFHEVALDRCANPLIPEHLEVVTATLRRAEFLHFESVKGSASPEQHIEIISAVRAGNQRRGVALTRANWSTITGQQP from the coding sequence ATGACTCGAGAATCCGTCGCCGCACACACCCGCGCCCAGCGCCGCCCGAAGAGAGGACAGAACGTGCCGATCCCCACGGACAGCCCGGCGCCGCACCGCACCCTGCTGCGCGATGACGTCTACCGGTCGATCCGCGACGCCATCGTCCGCGGTCAGCTCGCCCCCGGCGAACAGCTGCGCGATCAGGAGCTCGGCGCCTGGCTCCAGGTCTCTCGGACGCCCGTGCGCGAGGCTCTGCAGCGTCTCGCGCAGGCGGGTCTCGTCGTGGCCCAACCGGGAAAGATGACGAGAGTCGCCCCCGAGGACCCCGATCTCATCGTCAGCGCCCGCCAGATCGCCGCCGAACTCCACGCCCTGGCCTTCGACCTCGCATTCTCCGCGCTCGACGAGGCGGCGCTTCACCAGATGGAGCAGGCCAATGACCGGCTGAGTGCGGCCCTGGCGGCCGGCGATGCCGAGGCGGCCATCGCGGCCGACGACGACTTCCACGAGGTGGCCCTCGATCGGTGCGCCAACCCCCTCATCCCCGAGCACCTCGAGGTGGTCACGGCCACCCTCCGTCGCGCAGAATTCCTTCACTTCGAGTCGGTCAAGGGCTCGGCCTCGCCCGAGCAGCACATCGAGATCATCAGCGCGGTCCGGGCGGGGAATCAGAGACGAGGCGTTGCGCTGACCAGAGCGAACTGGTCGACGATCACCGGGCAGCAGCCCTAG
- a CDS encoding alpha/beta hydrolase family esterase, which translates to MSSTTKTLTTTLLAAAASLALLTGTAGPTAGASSGTPHSSSPQPASTTAAAQPSAGSMPTALSAGCGTEQKPGNDEKTITTADGERSFRINIPRDYEIATPLPLVLGFHGNGSDGAEFQNYTGLPQLPAITVFPDGDLNDGKRSWQGAPYASGADDVAFVADLLDEVESEHCIDLNRIFATGKSNGGGMVSVLACHLRDRFSAFAPVAGAYYPQSTEGCDYSIPTPMLAIHGTGDATMHYDGGHRQGEDYPSVRDWIRPWADASDCEKETERQVGRKGEDVVRTQWTQCGAGSHSAVKPGRSAAVELYSVADGGHVWPGELVYSGGGYVTKDFSATDTIWDFFLSHPGATQGPDQK; encoded by the coding sequence ATGTCATCGACGACGAAAACACTCACGACCACACTGCTCGCGGCGGCCGCGAGCCTCGCGCTCCTGACGGGGACCGCCGGACCGACAGCAGGAGCATCGTCGGGCACGCCGCACTCTTCGAGCCCGCAGCCCGCCTCCACGACCGCTGCCGCGCAGCCATCAGCAGGTTCGATGCCGACCGCCCTGTCGGCCGGCTGCGGCACAGAGCAGAAGCCGGGCAACGACGAGAAGACCATCACCACGGCAGACGGCGAGCGCAGCTTTCGGATCAACATCCCGCGCGACTACGAGATCGCGACTCCCCTGCCGCTCGTCCTCGGGTTCCACGGCAACGGTTCCGACGGCGCCGAGTTCCAGAATTACACCGGCCTGCCGCAGCTGCCGGCGATCACGGTCTTCCCCGACGGCGACCTCAACGACGGCAAACGCTCCTGGCAGGGGGCGCCCTACGCCAGCGGTGCCGATGACGTCGCGTTCGTGGCCGACCTGCTCGATGAGGTCGAATCCGAGCACTGCATCGACCTCAATCGGATCTTCGCCACCGGCAAGTCCAACGGCGGCGGAATGGTCTCCGTGCTCGCCTGCCATCTGCGCGATCGCTTCTCCGCCTTCGCCCCCGTCGCCGGCGCCTACTACCCGCAATCGACCGAGGGGTGTGACTACTCGATCCCGACGCCGATGCTCGCCATCCACGGCACAGGCGATGCCACGATGCACTACGACGGCGGCCACCGCCAGGGCGAGGACTACCCGAGTGTGCGCGATTGGATCCGGCCCTGGGCAGACGCCTCCGACTGCGAGAAGGAGACCGAACGCCAGGTCGGCCGCAAGGGCGAAGACGTGGTGCGCACCCAGTGGACGCAGTGCGGAGCGGGAAGCCACTCGGCCGTAAAGCCCGGCAGATCCGCCGCCGTCGAGCTCTACTCCGTCGCCGACGGCGGCCACGTCTGGCCGGGCGAACTCGTCTACAGCGGCGGCGGGTACGTCACGAAGGACTTCTCGGCCACGGACACGATCTGGGACTTCTTCCTCAGCCATCCGGGCGCGACGCAGGGACCGGACCAGAAGTGA
- a CDS encoding DUF6114 domain-containing protein, whose protein sequence is MKDSAANGQPTDEREAAEQEATVQKTSLLALSRRSRRADERSDHLESGVETAEFAVPTPEAGDAERSEGAEMTEGAEKGRGFKHWRRQRPFIGGVLAVLGGIELFFSGQLDLGNMQIQFGIEGLQATVIPIVIVVLALLSIFRPTHHVFYGIIGLVLAVYSLIGVNLGGFIIGMLLSTIGAILVVAWMGPRGPKESEAAEGETA, encoded by the coding sequence ATGAAGGACTCAGCAGCCAACGGGCAGCCGACCGATGAACGGGAGGCCGCCGAACAGGAAGCCACCGTGCAGAAGACGAGCCTGCTTGCGCTGTCCCGGCGGAGTCGACGCGCCGATGAGCGGAGTGACCACCTCGAATCCGGCGTCGAGACGGCAGAATTCGCCGTCCCGACGCCGGAGGCGGGGGATGCTGAGCGCAGCGAGGGGGCCGAGATGACCGAAGGCGCCGAGAAAGGCCGAGGGTTCAAGCATTGGCGTCGGCAGCGTCCGTTCATCGGGGGTGTGCTTGCAGTGCTCGGAGGAATCGAACTGTTCTTCTCCGGCCAGCTGGACCTCGGCAATATGCAGATCCAATTCGGCATCGAGGGTCTGCAGGCGACGGTCATCCCGATCGTCATCGTCGTGCTCGCCCTGCTGTCGATCTTCCGGCCCACGCACCATGTCTTCTACGGGATCATCGGCCTCGTCCTCGCAGTCTATTCGCTCATCGGAGTGAACCTCGGCGGATTCATCATCGGCATGCTGCTGTCCACCATCGGCGCGATCCTCGTGGTCGCATGGATGGGACCACGCGGACCGAAGGAATCCGAAGCCGCTGAGGGGGAGACTGCATGA
- a CDS encoding DUF2871 domain-containing protein — translation MKKSFSAAFTYMIIGVLAGLFYREFTEANDFPEGEFTQLAVVHTHLLTLGFIVMLLVLALDKLFGLSGSRLFSWFFWLYNVGIVLTVGMMIWHGSLTVLGEVSNAMIAGIAGLGHIALSVSLVLFFLALRKKVVNGRAVTAE, via the coding sequence ATGAAGAAATCATTCTCTGCAGCATTCACGTACATGATCATCGGAGTCCTCGCGGGACTGTTCTACCGCGAATTCACCGAGGCCAACGACTTCCCCGAAGGCGAGTTCACGCAGCTCGCGGTGGTCCACACCCACCTGCTCACGCTCGGCTTCATCGTCATGCTCCTCGTCCTCGCGCTGGACAAGCTGTTCGGACTGTCCGGGTCGAGGCTGTTCTCGTGGTTCTTCTGGCTCTACAACGTCGGAATCGTCCTCACGGTCGGCATGATGATCTGGCACGGCTCACTCACCGTCCTCGGCGAGGTGTCGAACGCCATGATCGCCGGCATCGCCGGACTCGGCCACATCGCCCTGTCCGTCAGCCTCGTCCTGTTCTTCCTCGCTCTGCGCAAGAAGGTCGTGAACGGGCGGGCCGTGACCGCCGAGTAG
- a CDS encoding creatininase family protein, giving the protein MTRPTITEIRSHIRDYADLTSLEVERAKERRSLLVLPVGACEQHGDGLPLGTDNIRAAHVARAVVDALTDGDSLTDGARGRAGSAFVLPSIDYGVSPHHRFLPGTINIGPRLFIDLVTSIVHELADAGFDRLLVITGHGGNLAALGVVQQSLLATRPDFVFAYAPVSALASETTKALPRTEVSGHCGESETSQMLAIDADLVDTDHLNPGATRLDDLEPRARLSRTKSPSTAVTFDRYADNGVLGDPRTATVAAGEGILGEVVDRLVAYCRELQRL; this is encoded by the coding sequence ATGACCCGGCCGACGATCACCGAGATCCGTTCGCATATCCGCGACTACGCCGACCTCACCTCACTCGAGGTCGAGCGTGCGAAGGAACGCCGCAGCCTGCTCGTCCTTCCCGTCGGCGCCTGCGAACAGCACGGTGACGGACTTCCTCTGGGCACCGACAACATCCGTGCCGCTCACGTCGCCCGCGCAGTCGTCGACGCGCTCACCGATGGCGACTCACTCACCGACGGCGCCCGGGGACGGGCCGGCAGTGCCTTCGTTCTGCCGAGCATCGACTACGGCGTCTCCCCGCATCACCGGTTCCTGCCGGGCACGATCAACATCGGCCCCCGGCTTTTCATCGACCTCGTCACTTCGATCGTGCATGAACTCGCCGATGCCGGGTTCGACAGACTCCTCGTCATCACCGGCCACGGCGGCAACCTCGCCGCGCTCGGTGTGGTCCAGCAGTCTCTGCTCGCCACCCGCCCCGACTTCGTCTTCGCCTATGCCCCGGTCTCGGCGCTGGCCAGTGAGACGACCAAAGCCCTGCCGCGCACCGAGGTCAGCGGCCACTGCGGGGAGTCCGAAACGTCCCAGATGCTCGCCATCGACGCCGACCTCGTCGACACCGACCATCTCAACCCCGGCGCCACCCGGCTCGATGATCTCGAGCCGCGCGCCCGACTCTCGCGAACGAAGTCACCGTCGACAGCGGTGACGTTCGACCGCTACGCCGACAACGGCGTGCTCGGCGATCCGCGGACCGCCACGGTCGCGGCCGGGGAGGGCATCCTCGGCGAGGTCGTCGACCGACTCGTCGCCTACTGTCGGGAGCTGCAGAGACTGTGA
- a CDS encoding FadR/GntR family transcriptional regulator → MTSTVGLVERLTREIVKTIRTENLQPGQTLPSAKELASRFEVTVPTVREALRRLEATGSVELKHGSGTYVREAINRRILDNPHYVPVDLAAAIELLDARIAIEPGIAELAADVQDADAVDSMESALDNALQVTTAVPAGHFHVELARASGNRALHEMLVSLLAIHSRTQQAARTSYDRLRDHDEHADILDAIRRGDGFEASHRTRKHLEAIKAAVLADWADGTTTADDTVRADDAAHTGDTGPTEGSRR, encoded by the coding sequence ATGACGTCCACTGTCGGACTCGTCGAACGGCTCACGCGTGAGATCGTCAAAACCATTCGCACCGAAAACCTCCAGCCCGGGCAGACTCTGCCCTCGGCGAAAGAGCTCGCCTCCCGCTTCGAGGTCACCGTGCCCACCGTCCGGGAGGCCCTGCGCCGGCTCGAAGCGACGGGGTCGGTCGAACTCAAGCACGGCTCGGGCACCTACGTCCGCGAAGCGATCAATCGCCGCATCCTCGACAACCCGCACTATGTGCCCGTCGACCTCGCCGCCGCCATCGAGCTCCTCGACGCCCGCATCGCCATCGAACCCGGCATCGCCGAACTCGCCGCCGACGTACAGGACGCCGATGCCGTCGACTCGATGGAGTCCGCGCTCGACAATGCCCTCCAGGTCACGACCGCGGTGCCGGCCGGACACTTCCACGTCGAACTCGCCCGCGCCTCGGGCAACCGTGCCCTGCACGAGATGCTCGTGTCCCTGCTGGCCATCCATTCCCGCACCCAGCAGGCGGCACGCACGAGCTACGACCGTCTGCGCGATCACGACGAACACGCCGACATCCTCGACGCCATCCGCCGCGGCGACGGATTCGAAGCCTCCCACCGCACCCGCAAGCACCTCGAGGCGATCAAGGCCGCCGTCCTCGCCGACTGGGCCGACGGCACGACCACGGCCGACGACACGGTCCGGGCAGACGACGCCGCCCACACCGGCGACACCGGCCCCACGGAAGGATCACGACGATGA
- a CDS encoding type 1 glutamine amidotransferase — protein sequence MSSDFPRRVRILAIEHERGTGPERFGDWLAEAGAEVVVTRPYLGEVIPAEALPAEAPDRDPNASAAGPAGSFDALVVLGGSAGPLEDAENPWFPEVRRLLGRSIAGEFPSLNICLGGEMLAVAGHAPITRRMHPQIGIYELRATSAGGSDPVFGALAHGPLPSVLFHQEEMALPTGAELLITGSDAPVQAFRLGESAWGTQFHPETGAGQIARWLSGNDLALPAGKTEDSIIAEVEAHDSALVDSGRRLARAFVGFLEGRR from the coding sequence ATGAGCAGTGATTTCCCGCGCAGGGTGCGCATCCTCGCCATCGAGCATGAACGTGGAACCGGGCCGGAACGGTTCGGCGATTGGCTGGCCGAAGCCGGCGCCGAGGTGGTGGTGACCCGACCGTATCTCGGCGAAGTGATCCCCGCCGAGGCGCTCCCCGCCGAGGCGCCTGACCGCGATCCGAATGCTTCCGCGGCCGGTCCGGCCGGTTCTTTCGACGCCCTCGTCGTCCTCGGCGGGTCCGCCGGACCCCTCGAAGATGCCGAGAATCCCTGGTTTCCCGAGGTCCGACGGCTGCTCGGGCGCTCGATCGCCGGAGAGTTCCCGAGCCTGAATATCTGCCTCGGCGGGGAGATGCTCGCCGTCGCAGGCCACGCTCCGATCACTCGTCGGATGCACCCGCAGATCGGGATCTACGAACTGCGAGCCACCTCGGCGGGCGGGTCCGACCCCGTCTTCGGGGCACTGGCCCACGGGCCCCTGCCGTCCGTGCTCTTCCATCAGGAGGAGATGGCGCTGCCGACAGGGGCAGAACTCCTCATCACCGGCTCCGACGCGCCGGTCCAGGCCTTCCGCCTCGGCGAGAGTGCGTGGGGCACTCAGTTCCACCCGGAAACCGGCGCCGGTCAGATCGCTCGCTGGCTGAGCGGCAACGATCTCGCCCTGCCGGCAGGCAAGACCGAGGACTCGATCATCGCCGAGGTCGAGGCTCACGATTCCGCACTCGTCGACAGCGGTCGGCGATTGGCTCGTGCCTTCGTCGGATTTCTGGAGGGCCGGCGCTAG